One stretch of Archocentrus centrarchus isolate MPI-CPG fArcCen1 chromosome 5, fArcCen1, whole genome shotgun sequence DNA includes these proteins:
- the abraa gene encoding actin-binding Rho-activating protein translates to MSSSGIATVPPRDPQTFKRTVKKIKCAAMVANLAKSWQGWANEHAGKQDAMPSGWMPSSVEEEVKKEHNHVVKLTVTPRVVTADPSETGGNKIRTCSVTKTVQPKRSECSGSDVVNAIRGKMESGPEESKPFMGNESPTRRRQMRALQTAGGGGILQGRKLMLQEKKSGSRSSSVDTDDSGLGEESGLSDSNESKTEQSKPQPKKQASRPKIKIATMGDIRGRWQQWSDQHIVGQKLNPFSEEFDYEYAMAQRLRKGDSGYGQPKEGSKTAERGDRAQKHIHREMEEMVWIIRDMGFKDKEGRTVITFGRLFDRYVKISDKVVGILLRCRKHKMLDFEGEMLWKGQDDDVIITLRD, encoded by the exons ATGAGTAGTAGTGGGATTGCCACAGTTCCACCTCGGGATCCACAGACTTTCAAACGGACTGTAAAGAAGATAAAATGCGCTGCTATGGTGGCCAACTTGGCTAAGAGCTGGCAGGGATGGGCTAATGAACACGCGGGCAAGCAAGACGCCATGCCAAGTGGTTGGATGCCTTCATCCGTGGAGGAGGAAGTTAAAAAAGAGCACAACCATGTTGTCAAACTTACAGTTACTCCACGTGTAGTCACAGCAGATCCCAGCGAAACCGGCGGGAATAAGATTAGAACCTGCTCTGTGACCAAGACTGTTCAGCCAAAACGCAGCGAGTGCAGCGGTAGCGATGTGGTTAACGCCATACGAGGCAAGATGGAGTCAGGCCCCGAGGAGAGCAAGCCATTCATGGGCAACGAGTCGCCAACACGGCGGCGGCAGATGAGGGCACTACAGacggcaggaggaggagggatcCTCCAGGGCAGGAAGCTAATGCTCCAGGAGAAGAAGTCGGGGTCGAGGAGCAGCAGTGTGGACACGGACGACAGCGGTTTGGGAGAGGAGAGCGGGCTCAGCGACAGCAATGAATCCAAAACCGAACAGAGCAAACCTCAGCCCAAAAAACAGGCCAGCAGGCCCAAG ATTAAAATTGCCACTATGGGTGACATCAGAGGTCGCTGGCAGCAGTGGTCCGACCAGCACATCGTAGGCCAGAAGCTCAACCCCTTCAGTGAGGAATTTGACTACGAGTACGCCATGGCCCAGCGCCTCCGCAAGGGTGACTCCGGGTATGGACAACCCAAAGAAGGCTCCAAGACAGCGGAGAGAGGAGACCGGGCCCAGAAACACATCCACAGGGAGATGGAGGAGATGGTGTGGATTATAAGAGACATGGGCTTCAAGGATAAAGAAGGCAGGACCGTCATAACCTTCGGACGCCTCTTCGACCGCTACGTGAAAATCTCAGACAAAGTGGTGGGAATTCTGCTTCGCTGCCGCAAACACAAGATGCTGGACTTTGAGGGGGAGATGCTGTGGAAAGGACaggatgatgatgtcatcattacACTAAGGGACTGA